One part of the Vicia villosa cultivar HV-30 ecotype Madison, WI linkage group LG6, Vvil1.0, whole genome shotgun sequence genome encodes these proteins:
- the LOC131608991 gene encoding glucose-6-phosphate 1-dehydrogenase, chloroplastic-like has protein sequence MATLYSTHCRSFPSSSSTSFPPSNRFPAATVSLKPHPHLVQHLSVHTQQHDGAATVTPVESNHSGKRLRPEVLPVISLKESAVEVDFEKDESEVTVSITVVGASGDLAKKKIFPALFALYYEGFLPKHFTVCGYARSKMTDAELRTMVSKTLTCRIDQRENCNEKMEQFLKRCFYHSGQYDSQENFAALDKKLKEHEGGRASNRLFYLSIPPNIFVDAVKCASLSASSGNGGWTRVIVEKPFGRDSESSAALTKSLKQYLTEDQIFRIDHYLGKELVENLSVLRFSNLIFEPLWSRQYIRNVQLIFSEDFGTEGRGGYFDNYGIIRDIMQNHLLQILALFAMETPVSLDAEDIRNEKVKVLRSMRPIKLEDVVLGQYKNHTRGGVAYPAYVDDKTVPKGSLTPTFAAAALFIDNARWDGVPFLMKAGKALHSKRAEIRVQFRRVPGNLYNRNFGADLDRATNELVIRVQPDEAIYLKINNKVPGLGMKLDRSHLNLHYAARYSKEIPDAYERLLLDAIEGERRLFIRSDELDAAWSLFTPVLNEIEDKKITPEYYPYGSRGPVCAHYLAARYNVRWGDLGLDEEQ, from the exons ATGGCTACCCTTTACTCAACTCACTGTCGTTCATTCCCTTCCTCTTCCTCCACCTCTTTCCCTCCTTCCAACCGCTTTCCCGCCGCCACTGTTTCTCTCAAACCTCATCCCCATTTGGTTCAACACCTCTCAGTTCATACCCAACAACATGACG GTGCAGCGACTGTAACTCCGGTTGAAAGCAACCATAGTGGCAAGCGACTGAGACCGGAAGTATTGCCGGTTATATCCTTGAAGGAGTCTGCAGTTgaggttgattttgaaaaggatgAAAGTGAGGTTACTGTTAGTATAACTGTTGTTGGAGCTTCTGGAGACCTTGCCAAGAAGAAGATATTTCCGGCGCTCTTTGCACTTTACTATGAGGGGTTTCTCCCTAAG CACTTCACTGTTTGTGGTTATGCTCGAAGTAAGATGACTGATGCAGAATTGAGAACTATGGTTAGCAAGACTCTTACATGTAGAATTGATCAAAG AGAGAACTGCAATGAAAAGATGGAACAATTTCTTAAAAGATGTTTCTATCATTCGGGTCAATATGATTCTCAGGAAAATTTTGCAGCACTAGACAAGAAGCTGAAGGAACACGAG GGTGGGAGAGCTTCTAATCGCCTGTTTTATCTTTCAATTCCTCCTAATATATTCGTAGATGCTGTAAAATGCGCAAGCTTGTCAGCTTCTTCTGGTAATGGTGGTTGGACCAGAGTCATTGTTGAAAAGCCTTTTGGCCGTGATTCAGAATCCTCGGCCGCTTTAACAAAATCGCTCAAGCAGTATCTAACTGAGGATCAAATTTTCAG GATTGATCACTATCTTGGGAAAGAGCTTGTGGAAAATCTTTCTGTTCTCCGATTCTCAAATCTAATTTTCGAACCATTATGGTCAAGGCAATACATAAGAAATGTACAATTGATATTCTCAGAAGATTTTGGTACCGAAGGACGTGGCGG GTACTTCGACAATTACGGTATAATTAGAGATATTATGCAGAATCATCTACTTCAAATACTAGCGCTCTTTGCAATGGAAACCCCTGTTAGTTTGGATGCAGAGGACATTAGAAATGAAAAG GTCAAGGTTCTTCGTTCGATGAGACCGATTAAACTTGAGGATGTAGTTTTAGGCCAATATAAGAACCACACAAGAGGAGGTGTTGCATATCCAGCCTATGTTGACGACAAAACTGTACCAAAGGGAAGTTTAACACCAACTTTTGCCGCGGCTGCCCTCTTCATAGATAATGCAAGATGGGACGGGGTTCCTTTTTTGATGAAGGCCGGGAAAGCGTTGCATAGCAAGAG AGCTGAGATAAGAGTACAGTTCAGGCGCGTCCCGGGCAATCTGTACAATCGAAATTTCGGGGCAGATCTTGATCGGGCCACAAATGAACTTGTTATAAGAGTTCAGCCTGATGAAGCTATCTATTTGAAAATCAACAACAAAGTACCAGGACTAGGAATGAAGTTGGACCGCAGTCATTTGAATCTTCACTATGCAGCAAG ATACTCGAAGGAAATACCAGATGCTTACGAGAGGCTACTTCTCGACGCAATTGAAGGAGAAAGAAGACTCTTTATACGCAGCGATGAACTCGACGCAGCTTGGTCACTCTTTACGCCTGTGCTGAACGAGATAGAAGATAAAAAGATAACTCCAGAATACTATCCTTATGGTAGTCGTGGTCCTGTTTGCGCTCACTATCTTGCAGCCAGATACAACGTACGGTGGGGCGATCTCGGTTTAGATGAAGAACAATAA